A stretch of the Streptomyces sp. WMMB303 genome encodes the following:
- a CDS encoding MFS transporter: MSAPAQGRPSYAAVLRLPYARRTFGAALLARLSYGMLALSVLLAVTRATNSYAVAGTITALFGATGVFLSPVRAALVDRHGPRRALLPMALLHAGLLGAFAAASWRPGAPAVLLGAIAAAAGAATPPLGPSMRAVWRELTDEPALLQRAFSLDGVAEEVLLVSGPLLVGATAAGRRAGADRSPGGRNRGERAARRGGGTFAFVMSPAVRDVRPTAVTEGAARSGTRLQGARALLTPVVVAAGAGAVPRRRGSAGPRVRDGAAAR, from the coding sequence ATGTCTGCGCCTGCTCAAGGGCGGCCTTCGTACGCTGCCGTGCTGCGCCTTCCGTACGCCCGACGCACCTTCGGCGCCGCCCTGCTGGCCCGGCTCTCCTACGGAATGCTCGCTCTCTCCGTGCTGCTGGCGGTGACCCGGGCCACCAACTCGTATGCCGTCGCGGGCACGATCACGGCGCTGTTCGGCGCCACCGGTGTCTTCCTGTCCCCGGTTCGGGCAGCCCTGGTCGACCGGCACGGCCCACGCCGCGCGCTGCTGCCGATGGCCCTGCTCCACGCGGGTCTCCTGGGCGCCTTCGCGGCGGCCTCCTGGCGGCCTGGCGCCCCCGCCGTTCTGCTGGGCGCCATCGCCGCAGCCGCGGGCGCCGCGACGCCTCCGCTCGGCCCCTCGATGCGGGCCGTCTGGCGTGAACTCACCGACGAACCGGCGCTGTTGCAGCGCGCGTTCAGCCTGGACGGCGTCGCGGAGGAGGTGCTGCTCGTGTCCGGACCGCTGCTGGTCGGCGCGACCGCTGCTGGTCGGCGCGCTGGTGCAGATCGCTCCCCCGGCGGCCGGAATCGTGGGGAGCGCGCTGCTCGTAGGGGGGGCGGGACCTTCGCATTCGTCATGTCGCCGGCCGTGCGGGACGTACGGCCGACTGCCGTTACTGAAGGAGCGGCACGCTCCGGGACACGGCTGCAGGGGGCGCGGGCGCTGCTGACGCCGGTCGTGGTGGCGGCCGGGGCCGGGGCTGTCCCTCGGCGCCGTGGATCTGCTGGTCCTCGCGTTCGTGACGGAGCGGCAGCACGGTGA
- a CDS encoding MFS transporter produces the protein MDLLVLAFVTERQHGDDMVAWVLAALSAGSTVGGLLNGAVNWQAGARVRLPRLAVVPGLALAAAGLAPGVGTLTVAVACAGIFVAPALTTAYLLADEVAPRERRTRAGAWVNTAVNAGISGGTATAGLLAARLPLGTCFALSGGVTVFAAMACAVRKPKTAGPPLG, from the coding sequence GTGGATCTGCTGGTCCTCGCGTTCGTGACGGAGCGGCAGCACGGTGACGACATGGTCGCCTGGGTACTCGCGGCCCTCTCGGCGGGCAGCACGGTCGGCGGGCTCCTGAACGGTGCCGTCAACTGGCAGGCCGGGGCCCGGGTACGACTGCCGCGGCTGGCAGTCGTACCCGGTCTCGCCCTGGCCGCCGCGGGGCTCGCACCGGGCGTGGGGACTTTGACCGTCGCGGTGGCGTGTGCGGGAATCTTCGTGGCTCCGGCGCTCACCACGGCGTATCTGCTGGCCGACGAGGTGGCACCGCGGGAGCGCCGAACGCGGGCAGGCGCCTGGGTCAACACGGCGGTGAACGCGGGCATTTCCGGCGGCACGGCGACGGCCGGTCTGCTGGCAGCACGGCTGCCCCTCGGCACGTGCTTCGCGCTCTCGGGCGGCGTAACGGTGTTCGCGGCCATGGCCTGCGCCGTGCGGAAGCCGAAGACGGCAGGGCCGCCCCTCGGTTGA
- a CDS encoding phosphatase PAP2 family protein has product MGGASAWLLSAGLPLILLALSLPVWHWRWPRAPVLLREAALVSTVFLIWQIPARMSAGNLEPALDRARWIYRWEQRLRLPDEVDWQQAVLPHPWLVQAANFYYAVMHFGAMAALLVWLFWRHRDSYGRVRTYVVLVTVVSLLIQLVAVAPPRLLTRLGFADTAERYGQSVYGSGPGSVVADELSAVPSVHVAWAVLVAAVVIRLGHRRWRWLVVAHPLLTLAVIVVTANHFWLDAAAAVAVLAVCALLQWSVRACAHRIGRAVRRTPVSADSPACGNGDPSGPPEGSDGSRNTEGGNRASRGPHPRG; this is encoded by the coding sequence GTGGGAGGAGCCTCGGCCTGGCTGCTGTCGGCAGGCCTGCCCTTGATCCTCCTGGCGCTGAGCCTGCCGGTGTGGCACTGGCGCTGGCCGCGGGCGCCGGTGCTGCTGCGCGAGGCGGCGCTCGTCTCCACGGTCTTCCTGATCTGGCAGATCCCGGCCCGCATGTCGGCGGGGAACCTGGAGCCGGCTCTCGACCGGGCACGGTGGATCTACCGCTGGGAGCAGCGCCTGCGCCTGCCGGACGAGGTGGACTGGCAGCAGGCCGTGCTGCCCCACCCGTGGCTGGTACAGGCGGCCAACTTCTACTACGCGGTGATGCACTTCGGGGCGATGGCGGCGCTGCTGGTCTGGCTGTTCTGGCGGCACCGGGACTCCTACGGCCGGGTGCGCACCTACGTCGTCCTGGTCACGGTGGTCTCCCTGCTGATCCAGCTCGTCGCGGTGGCGCCGCCACGGCTGCTGACGCGGCTCGGTTTCGCGGACACGGCCGAGCGCTACGGGCAGTCGGTCTACGGCAGCGGGCCGGGAAGTGTGGTGGCCGACGAGCTGTCGGCCGTCCCGTCCGTGCACGTGGCCTGGGCGGTCCTCGTCGCCGCTGTCGTCATCCGGTTGGGCCACCGGCGATGGCGGTGGCTGGTGGTCGCCCACCCGCTGCTGACCCTTGCCGTGATCGTGGTGACCGCCAACCACTTCTGGCTCGACGCCGCGGCCGCCGTCGCCGTACTGGCGGTGTGCGCGCTGCTGCAGTGGTCCGTGCGGGCCTGCGCGCACCGGATCGGCAGGGCAGTCCGGCGCACTCCCGTCTCGGCGGACAGCCCGGCGTGCGGAAACGGGGACCCGTCCGGACCGCCGGAGGGATCGGACGGGTCGAGAAACACCGAGGGAGGGAACCGCGCGTCCCGGGGCCCGCACCCGCGGGGGTGA
- a CDS encoding TrkA family potassium uptake protein: MARKRSNRNRRGSHRDSVVVIGLGRFGRSLALELVDEDTEVLGIDENPEVVQSLSGSLTHTVRADSTKEDALRQLAVHEFDRAVVAIGTDLEASILTASLLISFGIENVWAKATSEAHGRILTQLGVQHVVFPEHDMGQRVAHLVRGGMLDYIEFEDDFAMVKTTPPPDVLDIPLSSSAVRTRYGITVVAIKRPGEGFSYATPDTVVQADDTLIVAGRTRATERFSELR; this comes from the coding sequence TTGGCTAGGAAGCGCAGCAACCGGAACCGCCGCGGCTCCCACCGCGACTCCGTGGTGGTCATCGGGCTCGGCAGGTTCGGCCGGTCCCTGGCACTCGAACTCGTGGACGAGGACACCGAGGTCCTGGGTATCGACGAGAACCCCGAGGTCGTCCAGTCCCTCTCCGGCTCGCTCACCCACACCGTGCGCGCCGACTCCACGAAGGAGGACGCCCTGCGGCAGCTCGCGGTCCACGAGTTCGACCGCGCCGTCGTCGCCATCGGCACCGACCTGGAGGCCAGCATCCTCACCGCCTCGCTGCTGATCTCCTTCGGGATCGAGAACGTGTGGGCGAAGGCCACCAGCGAAGCCCACGGCCGCATCCTCACCCAGCTCGGTGTCCAGCACGTCGTCTTCCCCGAGCACGACATGGGGCAGCGTGTCGCGCACCTCGTCCGCGGCGGCATGCTCGACTACATCGAATTCGAGGACGACTTCGCCATGGTCAAGACCACCCCGCCGCCCGACGTCCTCGACATCCCGCTGTCCAGCAGCGCCGTCCGCACCCGCTACGGGATCACCGTCGTGGCCATCAAGCGGCCCGGCGAAGGCTTCAGCTACGCCACTCCCGACACGGTGGTACAGGCGGACGACACCCTCATCGTGGCCGGACGCACCCGGGCGACCGAACGCTTCAGCGAACTGCGCTGA